One window of Eublepharis macularius isolate TG4126 chromosome 17, MPM_Emac_v1.0, whole genome shotgun sequence genomic DNA carries:
- the HES4 gene encoding transcription factor HES-4 gives MPADSMEKPTASPIAGAPASSSQTPDKPKSASEHRKSSKPIMEKRRRARINESLGQLKTLILDALKKDSSRHSKLEKADILEMTVKHLRNLQRAQMTAALTADPTVLGKYRAGFNECMNEVTRFLSTCEGVNTDVRSRLLSHLSACLGQIVAMNYPPPPPPPASTGQPSHLAQPLHVQLPGPASGAGAMPVSCKLNPAETLSPKVYGGFQLVPATDGQFAFLIPNPAFPPGSGPVIPLYGNANMPVSSSNSTATPSVSPVQGLTSFGGSLAPVSQAGGDRSESVWRPW, from the exons ATGCCGGCTGATAGCATGGAGAAGCCCACCGCCTCCCCCATCGCGGGGGCGCCCGCCAGTTCCAGCCAGACCCCCGATAAGCCCAAGAGCGCCAGCGAACACAGAaag tcgTCCAAACCAATCATGGAGAAGCGACGGCGTGCCAGAATCAATGAAAGTCTGGGCCAGCTCAAGACACTCATCCTGGATGCCCTAAAGAAAGAT AGCTCCAGGCACTCCAAATTAGAAAAAGCTGATATCCTGGAAATGACAGTGAAACACCTGCGGAACCTTCAGCGAGCCCAGATGACAG ctgcCCTGACTGCTGATCCTACGGTGCTAGGCAAATACCGAGCTGGATTTAACGAGTGCATGAATGAAGTCACCCGTTTCCTCTCTACCTGTGAAGGGGTGAACACAGATGTCCGCAGCCGGCTGCTAAGCCACCTCTCCGCTTGTCTTGGTCAGATTGTGGCCATGAACTACCCACCTCCACCACCCCCTCCTGCCTCTACTGGACAGCCCTCACATCTGGCTCAACCTCTGCACGTCCAGTTGCCAGGCCCAGCATCTGGCGCTGGGGCCATGCCCGTGTCCTGCAAACTCAACCCTGCTGAAACCTTGTCCCCAAAAGTCTATGGCGGTTTTCAACTGGTGCCAGCAACTGATGGCCAGTTTGCTTTCCTTATTCCCAACCCAGCTTTCCCACCTGGCAGTGGGCCAGTGATACCACTCTATGGCAATGCAAACATGCCCGTTTCTTCCAGCAATTCGACAGCAACGCCTTCAGTGTCTCCAGTGCAAGGACTCACATCCTTTGGGGGGAGTTTAGCACCTGTGTCCCAAGCTGGCGGTGACCGCAGTGAATCTGTATGGAGACCATGGTGA